Proteins from a single region of Runella sp. SP2:
- a CDS encoding gluconate:H+ symporter yields MLLLYVLLGIVALVLLVAYFHLDTFISFVIVSIGLGLACGMSVSQISQSLEKGIGGTLGSLVIIIGFGSMLGKLVADSGAAQRITTTLMNIFGLKYLPWGLALAGFIIGLPLFYNAGFVIVIPLIFTITASTRLPMLYVAIPMLSALSVAHGYLPPHPSPTAIATQFKADVGQTLFYGILVAIPAIIIAGPIFGKTLKKYNPKPDASLFNTRQFTEEEMPSLSISLVVALLPLLLLTLMPWLKGQFEENSVLHTAFAFLGDPSISMLISVLVAIYFLGIRRGRSTKHVMKSLEEAFKSVSIILLIVAGAGGFKQILTDGGVSKYIGELLAGVQISPLLLGWAIAGVIRICVGSATVAGLTAVGIIAPLVQSQGVKPELMVLAIGSGSLICSHLNDGGFWLFKEYFNLSIKETLQTWTIMETIVSVVGLIGVLILNQFV; encoded by the coding sequence ATGCTGCTTTTGTATGTCCTGTTGGGGATTGTAGCCCTTGTTTTGTTAGTTGCCTATTTCCATCTTGATACGTTCATCTCCTTCGTGATTGTCAGTATTGGCCTAGGATTAGCCTGTGGAATGAGCGTAAGTCAAATCAGTCAGTCGCTCGAAAAAGGCATCGGCGGAACGCTCGGGTCATTGGTAATTATCATTGGTTTTGGTTCAATGCTTGGCAAACTCGTCGCGGATAGTGGGGCAGCCCAACGGATTACCACCACCCTCATGAATATTTTTGGTCTGAAATACCTGCCTTGGGGGCTTGCGTTGGCTGGTTTTATCATTGGTTTGCCTTTGTTTTACAATGCAGGTTTTGTCATTGTCATTCCCCTTATTTTTACCATTACTGCCTCCACCCGACTTCCCATGTTGTATGTCGCTATTCCGATGTTATCAGCCCTTTCGGTAGCGCACGGTTACTTGCCCCCTCACCCCTCACCTACGGCCATTGCTACTCAATTTAAAGCAGATGTGGGGCAGACGCTCTTTTACGGGATTTTAGTCGCAATTCCAGCCATCATTATTGCGGGGCCTATTTTTGGAAAAACCTTAAAAAAATACAACCCTAAGCCCGACGCTTCACTTTTTAACACCCGCCAATTCACCGAAGAGGAGATGCCTAGCCTGAGCATCAGCCTTGTCGTAGCGCTTTTGCCTTTGCTTTTACTGACATTGATGCCTTGGCTCAAAGGACAATTTGAGGAAAATTCGGTACTACACACGGCGTTTGCTTTTTTGGGCGATCCATCTATTTCAATGCTCATTTCAGTACTTGTGGCCATTTATTTCTTGGGAATCCGTCGGGGCAGAAGTACCAAACACGTGATGAAATCGCTGGAAGAAGCCTTCAAAAGCGTCTCAATCATTCTCTTAATTGTAGCAGGAGCAGGTGGATTTAAACAAATCCTTACCGATGGCGGAGTGAGCAAGTACATAGGTGAACTGCTAGCAGGTGTTCAAATTTCGCCTCTTTTGTTAGGTTGGGCGATTGCGGGCGTGATTCGCATCTGTGTGGGTTCGGCTACGGTAGCGGGCCTCACTGCGGTTGGAATTATCGCACCTTTGGTTCAAAGCCAAGGAGTTAAGCCCGAATTAATGGTGTTGGCCATCGGTTCGGGTAGCTTAATTTGTTCTCACCTAAACGATGGTGGTTTTTGGTTGTTCAAAGAATATTTCAACCTGTCCATCAAAGAAACTTTACAAACTTGGACGATTATGGAAACCATCGTTTCGGTAGTGGGGTTGATTGGTGTACTTATTTTGAACCAATTTGTTTAG
- a CDS encoding capsule assembly Wzi family protein → MRHRYSINLLVYFLIGAITSYAQFLPTSEYNLSVNAYGTNSPAIPFWYYANQYNVIPKNASSFIARAALGNTKGDSVKYSWREIRLLYGLDGAFIAQQNSNKFKLVESFAGIKYGPIELFYGRRLETMGLLGDTLLSSGSYSWSGNAQPFPKIQLSVPNYVELPFFRGLFSIKGSFAHGWLDTLAVAYGPRTNAVKAYFHQKTLFIKMGRPNWKINLIGGFNHLAQWGGEDQIWPNGLPPKEAWWAVVVGKPWQDSRVGNHLGTLDLGLVWKLANNKSLTFFRQNIFDDGSLYSFLNIKDGLQGITFNNRNTPNYAQTFTLEKVNFEWMNTTSQGGNVFDFQQQIFGRDNYFNHYVYSEGWSYKGEMIGTPFIPKQSDIISSFPPIKNAQTLNNRIQMLHLGASGWIDEWKWLVKASFSNNLGTYDYPFSSARQQFSSLLQIQKELPWLQGIDWTTSIAIDAGTLYEPSMGIQLGLRKRGFF, encoded by the coding sequence ATGAGACATAGGTATTCCATTAATCTTCTGGTGTATTTTTTAATTGGTGCGATCACTTCTTATGCACAGTTTTTGCCTACGTCCGAGTATAATTTATCGGTGAATGCCTATGGCACAAATTCTCCAGCGATTCCATTTTGGTACTATGCCAATCAATACAACGTTATTCCCAAAAACGCTTCTTCTTTTATAGCAAGAGCTGCGCTTGGTAATACAAAAGGGGATTCTGTAAAGTACAGCTGGCGCGAAATACGGCTTTTATATGGCCTCGACGGTGCTTTTATTGCCCAACAAAACTCAAACAAATTTAAACTTGTTGAGAGTTTTGCTGGTATCAAATACGGGCCTATTGAATTATTTTATGGTCGTCGGCTCGAAACGATGGGCTTATTGGGCGATACACTTCTTTCTTCTGGTTCTTATAGTTGGTCAGGCAATGCCCAACCTTTCCCCAAAATTCAATTATCAGTTCCCAACTACGTCGAATTACCTTTTTTTAGAGGGCTATTCTCCATCAAAGGCTCTTTTGCCCACGGATGGTTAGATACCCTTGCAGTTGCCTATGGCCCTCGAACCAATGCGGTAAAAGCCTATTTTCACCAAAAGACCCTGTTCATCAAAATGGGTCGCCCAAACTGGAAAATCAATTTAATAGGAGGATTCAATCACCTTGCCCAGTGGGGAGGAGAAGATCAAATTTGGCCCAATGGACTTCCTCCAAAAGAAGCTTGGTGGGCCGTCGTAGTGGGAAAACCGTGGCAAGACAGCCGCGTGGGTAATCACCTTGGGACGCTTGATTTAGGGCTAGTTTGGAAGTTAGCTAACAACAAATCTTTGACTTTTTTTCGTCAAAATATATTCGACGATGGCTCCTTATATAGCTTCTTAAATATCAAAGATGGACTTCAAGGTATCACATTTAACAATCGAAATACGCCCAATTATGCGCAAACATTTACCCTCGAAAAAGTAAATTTTGAATGGATGAACACCACCAGTCAAGGGGGAAATGTTTTTGATTTTCAACAACAAATTTTTGGACGAGACAATTATTTTAATCATTATGTGTATTCTGAAGGATGGTCTTATAAAGGTGAAATGATTGGTACGCCTTTTATACCCAAACAGAGTGATATTATTAGTTCTTTCCCTCCCATCAAAAATGCACAAACCCTCAACAACAGAATTCAAATGCTCCACCTAGGAGCAAGCGGCTGGATTGATGAATGGAAGTGGCTAGTAAAAGCCTCTTTCAGCAACAACCTGGGTACGTATGATTATCCATTTTCTTCCGCTAGACAACAATTCTCTAGCCTTCTCCAAATCCAAAAGGAACTACCTTGGCTACAAGGAATCGATTGGACAACATCTATTGCAATCGACGCTGGTACACTCTACGAACCTTCCATGGGAATCCAATTAGGGCTTCGTAAAAGAGGATTTTTTTGA
- a CDS encoding sugar transferase: MKEPEVESFSTTFEETPLEDSTKYPTSYVEITPAHSPALVHNPLYIVCPESSIPLITDILQNYSYTPLFNQCDQIFKRQGVITYYNAAYIDDLEREFLLRNIEYGVNVMPLVDFLESKNKYTEISLLNGDYFLNKEAFSVLRNRTKIATKRFFDIIYASVLLVLLSPIMLLTAIAIRLESKGSIFYRQKRVGLYNIEFEVIKFRSMRSNAEASGAQWAQKNDPRATKVGTFIRKTRIDEIPQLFNVLKGEMSLIGPRPERAVFIEMLKTAIPYYEFRHVIKPGLTGWAQVKYPYGASIEDGMWKHRYDMYYIKHQSFGFDFKIILHTIRVVLAGLGR; the protein is encoded by the coding sequence ATGAAGGAGCCTGAAGTTGAAAGTTTTTCTACCACCTTTGAAGAAACTCCATTGGAAGATTCTACCAAATATCCTACTTCTTACGTTGAGATTACCCCCGCCCATTCGCCTGCACTGGTGCATAATCCACTATATATTGTTTGTCCAGAATCTAGTATTCCACTCATAACAGACATATTACAGAACTATTCTTATACTCCCTTATTCAATCAGTGTGATCAAATCTTCAAGCGGCAAGGTGTTATTACTTATTACAATGCAGCATACATTGACGATCTTGAAAGAGAGTTTTTACTAAGAAATATAGAGTATGGTGTTAATGTGATGCCTTTGGTGGATTTTCTGGAATCAAAAAATAAATATACTGAAATCAGCCTTCTTAACGGGGATTACTTTCTTAACAAGGAAGCATTCTCTGTGCTGAGAAATCGTACTAAAATTGCTACGAAACGATTTTTTGACATCATATACGCCTCTGTACTTTTAGTACTTCTATCACCCATTATGTTGCTAACGGCTATTGCAATACGACTAGAATCAAAAGGGTCGATATTCTATCGTCAAAAACGCGTGGGGCTTTATAATATCGAATTTGAGGTTATTAAATTTCGTTCAATGCGGTCTAATGCCGAAGCAAGTGGTGCGCAATGGGCACAAAAAAACGATCCAAGAGCTACCAAGGTAGGGACATTTATTAGAAAAACACGAATTGACGAGATTCCTCAGTTATTTAATGTACTAAAAGGCGAAATGTCTCTCATTGGCCCACGGCCAGAAAGAGCTGTTTTTATTGAAATGCTAAAAACAGCTATCCCTTATTACGAATTTCGACACGTCATTAAACCAGGCCTAACTGGCTGGGCACAAGTCAAATACCCTTACGGAGCATCTATAGAGGATGGCATGTGGAAACACAGATATGACATGTATTACATTAAACATCAATCATTCGGATTTGATTTTAAAATAATTTTACATACCATTAGGGTAGTATTAGCTGGTTTGGGACGATAG
- a CDS encoding ABC transporter substrate-binding protein: MRSSPIAPQRIVSLVPSQTELLFDLSLEDKVVGVTKFCCHPAEKVKNIAKIGGTKNFDFEKIKVLNPDLIIGNKEENYKEGIETLQRDFPVWISDIVTLEDSLSMIQQVGELTHKAPEAFTICQQLSTQFDSLQSPSHRPRVAYFIWKKPYMVAANGTFIHEMLGKAGFLNVFGDLARYPEISESDLQQAAPELIFLSSEPYSFREKHLLEFQEICPAAHIKLVDGELFSWYGSRLLKSVAYFNELRDSLSKFFVS, from the coding sequence ATGCGTTCTTCGCCAATAGCTCCGCAGCGAATTGTGTCACTTGTTCCGTCGCAAACTGAGCTTCTTTTTGACCTGAGTTTGGAGGATAAAGTAGTTGGTGTCACAAAATTTTGTTGCCATCCCGCCGAAAAAGTAAAAAACATCGCAAAAATCGGCGGAACCAAAAACTTTGACTTTGAAAAAATCAAGGTGCTGAACCCTGATTTGATTATTGGGAACAAAGAAGAGAATTACAAAGAAGGCATCGAAACCTTACAACGAGACTTTCCCGTTTGGATTTCTGACATCGTCACGTTGGAAGACTCGCTTAGTATGATTCAGCAGGTTGGGGAGCTTACCCACAAAGCGCCTGAAGCTTTCACAATTTGTCAACAATTATCTACCCAATTTGACTCGCTCCAATCGCCGTCACATCGCCCACGCGTAGCATATTTTATTTGGAAAAAGCCCTACATGGTTGCCGCGAACGGCACGTTTATCCACGAGATGCTAGGTAAAGCTGGTTTTCTAAACGTATTTGGAGACCTGGCACGTTATCCTGAAATCTCCGAATCTGACTTACAACAAGCCGCTCCTGAGCTTATTTTTCTTTCTTCAGAGCCTTATTCATTTCGAGAAAAACACTTACTAGAATTTCAAGAAATTTGTCCCGCTGCCCACATTAAGCTCGTTGATGGTGAATTGTTCAGTTGGTACGGGAGTAGGTTATTAAAATCCGTTGCTTATTTCAATGAATTGAGAGATAGTTTGTCAAAATTCTTCGTTTCCTGA
- a CDS encoding capsule assembly Wzi family protein, with protein MPFWLRANQYDVVPEKTAIALSGAIDFESNLSAKNNKWKLIGGTQVVGNLLDSRSTTVFLPQLYAGVKYKNLLFYAGRKKELFGIADSTLGTGSYIWSGNAFPMPKIQIEIPDYQPVGKINPWLAFKGNYAHSWFGTNKFAYGYYLHQKSLYVRIGRQSSSVKLYGGFNHQVQWGGKTFDDIGTVTNKTLPSSFTDYLLAVIAIGPNIGVRKGNAFDSTNRVGNHLGTVDVGFELDLKKVNILVYRQNIYEDGSLFYLTSIADGLNGIVLTNLYPSQEKGRISFKKVVFEFLNTRSQGGDTFVMTNGKKRGKDEYFNHQQYYDGWSYRRRIIGTPFITNQEDTNRPEEQNTNDMANNNRVLVYHLGFEGNIGPSIQFLSKISYSANYGTYIYPYPTVPKQLSALFQLKGQIPALSGLEWVASAAIDRGDLYTKNTGFKIGFRQTFGTGKFRTSN; from the coding sequence ATGCCCTTTTGGTTACGAGCGAATCAATACGATGTCGTGCCAGAAAAAACAGCTATTGCACTAAGTGGGGCAATCGACTTTGAAAGTAACTTATCTGCAAAAAATAATAAATGGAAACTCATAGGCGGTACTCAAGTGGTAGGAAATCTGCTAGATAGTAGAAGCACCACCGTATTTTTACCCCAACTGTATGCGGGTGTAAAATATAAAAATTTACTTTTTTATGCTGGTCGTAAAAAAGAGCTATTTGGAATCGCAGACAGTACACTTGGAACAGGCTCTTATATATGGTCAGGGAATGCCTTTCCGATGCCCAAAATCCAAATTGAAATACCAGATTATCAACCAGTAGGAAAAATAAATCCTTGGTTAGCTTTTAAAGGAAATTATGCTCACAGCTGGTTTGGAACCAACAAATTTGCTTACGGTTATTATTTACACCAAAAATCTCTTTACGTTCGTATCGGAAGGCAAAGTTCTTCCGTCAAATTGTATGGGGGATTTAACCACCAAGTGCAATGGGGAGGAAAGACTTTTGATGATATCGGAACAGTCACAAACAAAACGCTACCCAGCAGTTTTACCGATTATTTATTAGCAGTAATTGCCATTGGTCCCAACATTGGGGTTAGAAAAGGCAATGCTTTCGACTCTACTAACCGCGTGGGCAACCATTTGGGCACAGTTGATGTCGGCTTTGAACTAGATTTGAAAAAGGTAAATATTTTGGTATATCGTCAAAATATCTACGAAGATGGCTCTTTGTTTTATCTCACAAGTATTGCAGATGGTTTGAATGGTATAGTACTCACCAATCTTTACCCTAGCCAAGAAAAAGGTAGAATTTCCTTTAAAAAAGTGGTATTTGAGTTCTTAAATACCCGTAGTCAGGGTGGTGATACGTTTGTGATGACGAATGGTAAAAAGCGCGGCAAAGACGAGTACTTCAACCACCAACAATACTACGACGGGTGGTCGTATCGACGACGAATTATTGGGACTCCGTTCATTACCAATCAGGAAGATACCAACCGCCCTGAAGAACAAAATACCAATGACATGGCTAACAACAACCGTGTTTTGGTATATCATCTTGGTTTTGAAGGCAATATCGGCCCCTCGATTCAGTTTTTATCCAAAATCTCTTACAGTGCCAATTACGGTACTTATATTTACCCCTATCCTACCGTTCCTAAGCAGCTTTCGGCTTTGTTTCAGCTCAAAGGCCAAATTCCTGCGCTCTCGGGCTTAGAGTGGGTTGCATCGGCGGCCATTGACCGTGGTGACCTCTATACCAAAAATACAGGTTTTAAAATAGGTTTTAGACAAACCTTTGGTACAGGTAAATTTCGTACTTCCAACTAG
- a CDS encoding glycosyltransferase family 2 protein, with protein MSPRFSILLPTTNDRGLLLPYSVSSVLKQTITDFELLIIGDGVNEFTREVIQSLVKQDARIKFFDFPKHLRRGEPNRHQVLTQYAQGKYVAYLLDRDLWLPNHLETLLELFEKGNFVSSNYFRLFQNGDIRYGYSNARQHFVFSAVAHTYEFYRNLPYGWRTTPPDVFTDDYMWAQFMEHPHYSPCFGSEATVLYFKRGATYPGIPTEKRVEELKDWESKLSDSAFLHVMRKNVLQSLLDERAALQNDWIRIKGKTFAELIPFIKTKLTYSLYALKRRLAYAKKGH; from the coding sequence ATGTCTCCTCGATTTTCGATTTTACTTCCTACCACAAACGACCGTGGGTTGCTACTTCCTTACTCGGTGAGTAGCGTTTTAAAACAAACCATTACTGATTTTGAGTTACTTATCATTGGTGACGGGGTGAATGAATTTACGAGGGAAGTGATTCAATCGCTTGTTAAACAAGATGCCCGAATCAAGTTTTTTGATTTCCCAAAACACCTTCGTAGAGGTGAACCCAATCGACATCAAGTACTGACACAATATGCACAAGGAAAGTATGTAGCTTATCTTCTGGACCGCGATTTGTGGCTTCCAAACCACTTAGAGACATTGCTAGAGTTATTTGAAAAAGGAAACTTTGTTTCTTCCAACTATTTCCGACTTTTCCAAAATGGAGACATTCGGTATGGCTATTCAAATGCGAGGCAACATTTTGTCTTTTCGGCGGTTGCACATACCTACGAATTTTACAGGAACCTACCCTACGGCTGGCGTACTACCCCTCCCGATGTTTTTACGGATGACTATATGTGGGCGCAGTTTATGGAACACCCTCACTACTCTCCGTGTTTTGGGAGTGAAGCGACCGTTTTGTATTTTAAGCGAGGAGCAACGTATCCAGGAATTCCGACCGAAAAGCGCGTAGAAGAATTAAAAGACTGGGAATCAAAACTTAGCGACTCTGCGTTTCTCCATGTTATGCGCAAAAACGTACTTCAGTCGTTACTTGATGAGCGTGCAGCCCTGCAAAATGATTGGATTCGGATTAAAGGCAAGACCTTTGCTGAATTAATTCCTTTTATCAAAACTAAGCTTACATATAGCCTTTACGCTCTAAAGCGGCGACTAGCGTACGCAAAGAAGGGGCATTAG
- a CDS encoding dTDP-4-dehydrorhamnose 3,5-epimerase family protein — translation MSTTAIAKSTQIAGTQLHEVKLVSLKEHKDARGSFTEIFQEHWGTVLKPVQWSVVKSEANVFRGMHYHQRHDEYFCLIDGHCVLGLRDLRAGSPTQHQSALFELFGDDPAALIFPKGLLHGWYFHTPALHIQSVSEAYVDYGGDDNWRCAWDDPELELPWGIENPILTDAASNAPSLRTLVAALERKGYM, via the coding sequence ATGAGTACCACCGCTATCGCAAAATCCACCCAAATTGCAGGGACACAATTACATGAAGTGAAATTGGTGTCGTTGAAAGAACATAAAGATGCCAGAGGTTCCTTTACTGAGATTTTTCAGGAACATTGGGGGACGGTTCTCAAGCCAGTACAGTGGAGTGTCGTAAAATCGGAAGCGAATGTGTTTCGTGGAATGCACTATCACCAACGCCACGATGAATATTTTTGTCTCATTGACGGGCATTGCGTGCTTGGCTTGCGGGATTTACGCGCAGGCTCTCCTACACAACATCAATCGGCACTTTTTGAACTTTTTGGTGATGATCCCGCTGCACTTATTTTCCCGAAAGGTCTGTTGCACGGCTGGTATTTTCACACACCTGCGCTTCATATTCAGTCAGTTTCGGAAGCCTATGTGGACTATGGAGGCGACGACAACTGGCGTTGTGCTTGGGATGATCCTGAGTTGGAATTGCCTTGGGGAATTGAAAACCCTATCCTGACAGATGCAGCCTCTAATGCCCCTTCTTTGCGTACGCTAGTCGCCGCTTTAGAGCGTAAAGGCTATATGTAA
- a CDS encoding Gfo/Idh/MocA family protein yields the protein MTIGLIGAGIWGKNIIRELINLAVDIKIFDPNPDAKKDYPHFFVDSLTDLQTVDGIVLASPSVTHRSILEQIVPWGIPVFIEKPLVTSLEDAIALKKFENYPLFMMHIWRYHAGVLLLGQLARNKELGDITALYTHRCNWTSPRTDTDSIWNLAPHDLTIALEILGYIPAPRSAVIEWHGTNARGMTALLGHSPFVQIEVSNRFADKRREIRLHGTKGIAILADEKVDYIEIFYGDQSSYPTPSNSEKRFFETTPPLRKELEAFLAYLRGGTPPISTFQEGITTIEVLTALYTLGATTC from the coding sequence ATGACAATAGGACTCATTGGGGCTGGTATTTGGGGCAAAAACATCATCCGAGAATTAATTAACCTAGCGGTTGACATAAAAATCTTCGACCCCAATCCTGATGCAAAAAAAGATTACCCCCATTTTTTTGTTGATTCACTAACCGATTTACAAACAGTTGATGGCATTGTTTTGGCCTCTCCATCCGTCACTCACCGCTCCATTTTAGAACAAATTGTTCCATGGGGCATACCCGTTTTTATTGAAAAGCCACTCGTTACCTCACTCGAAGACGCCATCGCTCTTAAAAAGTTTGAAAATTATCCCCTGTTTATGATGCACATTTGGCGCTACCATGCAGGGGTGCTACTTTTGGGGCAACTAGCTCGTAATAAAGAACTTGGCGATATTACAGCCCTTTACACACATCGGTGTAACTGGACAAGTCCCCGCACTGACACCGATAGTATTTGGAACTTAGCTCCCCACGATTTGACCATTGCGCTTGAAATACTTGGATACATTCCAGCACCGCGCTCTGCGGTCATTGAATGGCACGGAACTAATGCCCGTGGTATGACCGCCCTTCTAGGTCATTCGCCTTTTGTTCAAATAGAGGTTTCAAACCGCTTTGCCGATAAACGTCGTGAAATTCGGCTGCACGGTACCAAAGGGATTGCCATTTTGGCTGACGAAAAAGTAGATTATATCGAAATTTTCTACGGTGACCAAAGTAGTTACCCTACACCAAGTAATAGCGAAAAGCGTTTTTTTGAAACCACTCCACCTTTACGAAAGGAATTAGAAGCATTTTTAGCATATTTACGCGGTGGTACGCCTCCCATTTCTACTTTTCAGGAAGGAATCACGACCATTGAAGTTCTTACCGCACTTTACACATTAGGTGCCACAACTTGTTAA